GTAGGCAGTTTTGAGGGGACTCTGTCCCCCCCCTGGCCCGCCCGTTCGAGGGTTCGGCGCCAGCGGTTCAGCATTGCATGTGGTGCTGATATGCAATTTCCACAAAAGGGAGAGCTTATATGAAGACTTTTGGCGGCCCGGTACTCTTTCTGGACCGGAGCGACATAAATACCGACGAGATCATTCCGGCGAAGTACCTGACCGAGATCACCAAGGCGGACCTTCGCCCGTACCTGCTGGAAGATCTGAAGCTGGAGGGATTCGACCCCAAGAGTGAGAAGACCCGCAATGCCGGCGTGGTGGTGACGCGCGCGAACTTCGGCTGCGGCTCCTCAAGGGAGCACGCACCGTGGGTGCTGGAGGTAAACGGCATCTCCGTCGTCATCGCGCAGTCCTTTGCGCGCATCTTCAGGCAGAACATGTTCAACTGCGGGATGGTGGCGATCGAGCTGCCCGAGCAGCAGATCGAGGAGCTTTTCGCTTTCGCCGAGTGCCCTGATGCCACGATCACCGTCAATGTGGCAGGGGAGACGCTGAGCATCGTCGGCGGCGGGAAGAAGGCGGAGATCAAGTTCGCTCTCTCCCCCTTTGACAAGGCGCTGGTACTGGCCGGCGGCTGGGTCGATTACGCGGACAGCAAGTACTGATATAGTGGTAGCAGCGAAATAAGCGAAGGCGTAGGCAAGCCATCAGGCAGGCAGGAGACCACAGCGGTTTCCTGCCTGTTCTTTTTTGTGCGGCGGCGCAGAAGCAAAACCTTCTATCCGCAGATCACGCAGATTTTCGCAGATTTTTTAAAAGCAGTTTCTCTATCCGTAGCTTCTGACTTTAATCTGCGGAAATCTGCGTAATCTGCGGACGAAACTGGTCTTGACGGCTACGCTTTACGGCATTTTTTGATTGACTCCGCCTAACGGCTGCAGTTAGTATTCCGGAGTTTCTCCGCTGGCTTACAAAGTTGAGGTTCATGTCTTTATTTCGCTTTTCCATAGGGGCTCTCTTTTCCCTGCTCATAGCAGCGCCGGTTCAGGCCGGTGACGATTCGCACGGAACCATCTTCACCCTCTGGCCTCTCGTCGACTACCGCGAGAGCCCTGCCGAGGGATACCGCAATCTCTCCATTCTTGGCCCGTTCCTGAAGTTCCAGATAAAGGGGGACGAGCGGGTCGATGCGGTGCGACCCTTCTTTTACCGCACCGAGGATGTGAAAGAGGAAAGCTCTTCCACGACCTACCTCTATCCCGTTGCCGCCTCCGACAACTCCCGCGAAGCCGAGAGCTTCGAGGTGTTGAGGCTTTACCAGAAGACGACGTACCGCAAGGACGAGGGGAAGGCGCGCGAGGAAGGGACGACTCTGTTCCCTTTCTATATCTCGGGCAGGTCCGACAAGTACGGCCCCTACCGCGCCGTCGCCCCCTTCTACGGTGACATGTACGAGCGCTTCTGGCGGGACGAGTACCACTTCGTGATGTTCCCGCTCTACGGCCAGACGGTGAAAAAGGGGACGACCAGGACCCACTACCTCTGGCCCATCTTCTCCCGCACTGAAGGGGAAAACGAGAGCGGCTTCGGCGTCTTTCCCCTTTATGGGCAGGAGGCGAAGGAAGGGGTGTACCACAAGAAGTACGTGATGTGGCCCTTCTATCTCGAAGGGGAGAGCGGGCTCGACACGGACAACCCCACGACGAAGAAATTTTATTTCCCCTTCTACGCCGCGACCGATTCGCCGCAAAAGACGAGCCGCAGCTACCTGTGGCCTTTCTTCGGGTACACGGACGACCGCGCAAAGAAGTACCACGAGACTGATTACTTCTACCCCTTCATCCGCACGGTGCGCGGCGAGGGGCGCGATTCCGACGTCTTTCTCCCCTTTTACGCGAAGATCACCACGGGAGAGCGGCAGACTCACTGGTACGGGTGGCCTTTCTACCGGCATGAGGAGTGGCGCTCCAACATCTTCAACCGGGACGAGGACCGCGTGCTCTACTTCCTGTACCGCTCGAGCACGGAGAGCTGGCCCAAGGACGGCAGCAGCCGCGAGCGCTCCGCTCTGTGGCCGCTCTATCTCTACACGCGCACGCCGCAGGGGGTCTCCTCCTTCTCCTTCCCGGCACCGGTGGAGTCGATACTGGACCGCGAGGGGATAGAGAGGAACTGGGCGCCGCTGTGGCGCATCTACCAGAGAAAGTGGGACGGCAACGGACATTCGGCCTCGAGCTTTATGTGGAATCTTTTTTGGCATGAGCGGCGCGGCGAGGATCTCGCCTACGAGGTCTTCCCGCTGATCCGCTACAACTCCGAGAAATCGGGGAAAGACCTGAAGCTCCTGAAGGGGGTTGTCAGGTATAAAAGCAATGGACCGGAACGGGAGTTTTCCCTCTTCTGGCTGCCAGGCGTGAAATGGGGGGCGAAGTGACGAGATTCCTCGA
The DNA window shown above is from Geomonas sp. RF6 and carries:
- a CDS encoding 3-isopropylmalate dehydratase small subunit; this translates as MKTFGGPVLFLDRSDINTDEIIPAKYLTEITKADLRPYLLEDLKLEGFDPKSEKTRNAGVVVTRANFGCGSSREHAPWVLEVNGISVVIAQSFARIFRQNMFNCGMVAIELPEQQIEELFAFAECPDATITVNVAGETLSIVGGGKKAEIKFALSPFDKALVLAGGWVDYADSKY